aagacaggtacagtctcgaacaaaattattacacatgctcaagaagaatgttgtcagattttagtattttttccccatttttgggtataaattggtgaagtgccagggttgtcagatgaaagtaatatcattgttgaaactctttgagttattctacaaatactgcaaattgtttattaacaaacacttcgatccgtaacaaattgaacatgaaggtataaattataaaataaaacagcagattaaaaatgtattatgatgtattaaaatcacagattgttttcaataagaactagacccatgcagccattttttattaaaattattgcatatgggtgtatgcaatagcaattttttgtaatagcaacactctgaagtacaaagaaatggtagggtagacctccaaaatggcaatactggcgatggcaatacttacgaataaattgtgaggttatataattgtctacgtgactgtatcaacaacaaatgtatggcataggttatgatgcttttttaacatatttctacaaagagaatcggatcaaaattttgatggtaggaagtactatttcatacgagtttattgacattagttacatactgaagtatgcaagcgttccccagataataggtattttcaaaacgtcaagctagcgggatcaaagaactgcctttataactttggaaccgttgaagtactcatttcggtattttgcagggggtgagtactatttcggtactattttttggtgtTTAAATCatagcgaaagaccttgtcgttaactctcgccaaatttcgctcaccgtcaagctagcaagtgcaataaaacatggctataaatccagaaccgtgatggtactaatttttttacaacaggtactatttttttcaataagagtactattttttggtatggtcaaattattttttcgtgcccatttttattttgaggccgctagcttgacgcacacctgtATTGCATAGTTTTGTTTATCGATCGGTGCTCAGTAGCCTAAGAATAAGtacactttttattttacactaGTCATACTTTGCAGTTCATTATATTGGACATATTTTTgtcaatatttaaaaatctgatgttttcaataaattgTGGTTACACGGTACTCAACAAATCATGGTGTTTAAATCAAAATACGTTGTCTATAAAGTatgttttaatttcataataagtacatttttgttataaatatttaagacATAAAATCGAAGTTCACTTGCGTATTGTAACGAAAGATCGCTCAAGATTATGTACTAACATTATTGTAACTATAATCTCAAATTATTCGGAATCTCATATGAGATCTACATTTTAGATTTTTacacacatattttattttttacataatataaatgttatcATAAGGAATTTGGTTAGTTATATCAGGCAACTGAACTTGTATTATACTAGATTAAACGCATAATagttgttgaaatttttatttatgttactgAAATAtagttgttttttaaatatgattttgtTGTTTTAGTATCCCATATTTGGtgctataaaataatataaaatgtactaTCAAGTTTCAGAAATATATAGTTAACTACAGTGGTCCCCAAACAGTGGTGTGTGAGAGATAAAACATGCTCTGCGAAAGATTTCCTTTCAATGAATTTGTTGATTACTTCTATGGTCTATTTTAGATTAATACTTAGTTAATTTGTAGCCTTGTGGCCCCTACTAAGAGACTTTATTATCTGcttaagataaaataagtaaagCGAATTATTTAAGAGTGAGTGAGATAACTCGTATCATAtcttaacctcctaaggccgagatttccagactcAATATTAAAGCATTGGAGTGGAGTTTGGAATTTAAAAGAACACTCGGAGTAATGAGTGTAacttgtaatattataatatcttgtatttttttttgccaagaaattggtaagtataatttttacatgttatttatttaaaagtgtttaatatattttttttgtgaatatatcttgctatgtatattatatgtttACTATCTTTGCCATATCTGGGGCtcttgcggctcaataataaccctgccaccacGATTGGTGTGGTTagcaacccacacgacagatcTCAAACTGATGAGCTTAATGATAATAACTTGCCCTCCAACATTCTCCTTCCGCTAAATAACCATCACTTATTCCCGATTAAGTTCCTTGTCTGCGTCATCATATCCTCAGCAGCTATCGCGAGGTGCGCCGCATTCGGTCGCATGGCCGGCATGGTCTCTGTGCAGCAGTAGAATAGAGCCAAGGGGTCTGCATACTTCTGCTCAGATATGTTCTCCGGGATCGGGGGGCGGGTACCTGGAATGTATTAGTAAACGTTATTACCCAGATGAGTTAAAGAAAACAGCTAGTCCACTATAGCATAGGTGGAAAGTGCCAATAAGTATTGCAATTTGGCATTTGCGCATAGAAATGTAAGTgagcaatgccaacaaatgataaaaagtaatattgctttttttagatgaattgctgcgacATGGCGTTTCTAACCCCCCTGTTCAATCATgtgtaaataatttaagtttaacatgtgtattttttttttagtaaataaaggctttgtaatttgaaacttgaacctcctaaggccgagattaaATTAAAAggataaaacaaaaaagatcTAGACacatgctgttctgggagcaaataaaaaacataaaacacgttcagctgcttctcttcccgggcatgtcgtaaaaaccgacagagggattgtgtcctctaacatgatggactaatgttatgggcgataggctgatcccttatcaccataaggttcatcatatccatctttggacttcgtatcaacagtggctgcaagttatctttgattacttgtggctctgcccaccccattagggattatgggcgtgagtttatgtatgtatgtatgtatgtatgtatctagacacattaagaaagaaaaaatatttatcaaacAATGGGGTTCAAagtattattgcttattctatggCAAGGGTGAGTCAGCCCTACAATATAAACTCACCATATCTCTCATAGAAATGATCACCGACACTGTCATCCATCTCCTCTTCCATGCTATAGTCGAAGTCTTCATCTATCTGCGTGTGCGGCGGAAGCAGCGCCATCATCTCCCATAGTGTCAGCCCCAGCGACCACACGTCCGTCTTGGAGGTGATCTCGCCGCCATTGATAACCTCTGGGGCGCTCCATGCTTCAGTGCCTGGAAGGTTGCGACAGAGTCGAAATTTAAATATAGACTGAGAACAACCTCTGATAGTGTTTAAGCATCCAAGAGTAAAAATGGACTAGACTGAAAAAGCTCTAAAAAAACTGTTAACCTTTTGTTACATTTTGAAAGACCTCTCAATCAACCAAATAACTAAAACTGTAGTGCTGTGACATACAGAAAAACTTACTATTTTTGTGTATATCCAACACACTGTTCAAttgcaatttattattataagagaAACTAATCACTATTAAAGTATTTCTAGTGTAATAATCAAATAAGTTTACCAAAATACACAGCCTTCCCCGCTTTCTCCTTGTCAAAGACTCCATACTCATCCAAAGGCAGCGTGACTCCGAAGTCACAGAGCTTGCAGACCATGAAGTTTCCGTTGACAAGGATGTTGTACGACTTCATGTCTCCGTGCAGGATCTGCATCTTGGTGTGCAAGTAGTCCAGTGCACTGGCTATGTCAGCTGCTACCTGGAGTCAGTGATGATATACATCATTGCCACAAGATTCAACTCAAAATATACTGAATCTTTTGAATGTACTGACTTTAAGTCAATATTTTGTCTGTTTTCTGTTGTGTacagtattaaaataaataaaatataaaatatttgcaaTATTCGTCTGAtacataattacttaataaaacagtcataaatgaaaatgaaaatatttattgtatccgatataggacttataggtacattcatttaattataaatacagagATATATTCAAACTTAGACCCAAATAAATCAATCTCTTAAAAACTGAGCagaggtccccaaactaggcacagcctgtatcttggggaaccaaATTACAATTAGGTTGCTGAGTTTGTACGAATAAGGTAAATCTTCATTACTTACCTAATTCATTTCCATTTAATAGAAGAAACTAGGTATATaaatttattagattttttatgaTATAATGTGGGTAACACCTTTATGTACTGtattcatacaaataaatatctttaataataatgttatgacaattaaaacacatactaacaggttcttaccgcgtttaaatggggatatgagactcccgatatttcgacactgttgcaagtgccatgatcacgggatgactgatgagattggagtggagtaggtagatccataattttctacgggcagacatatctgtctaccctcgcggtaagaacccgttattatgtgttttaattatgataataaccgcgtaaacttaaaacaatgtatgttaTGACAACTTGAATCCAGCTGCTAATTACAGGCTGTTGATTTCATAACTGTATGAACTATACATAACGACAAAACAATATGTTATATGGGTATTCCTATGTATTGCTCTTGTCATACATGGGTTATGGAGTCAAcaacctacctcatcaaccctagtgtcaagttTCTTATTGACCTTGAATGTAAGTTTCAATAACTCTTACCTTCAGAATCTGTCTAGGCACAAATGGCCCGACATTGTCCTCCACTCTCTTCTCAATCATGTCTCCAAGTGACAGATCACAGGCTTCCATTCCTAAATACAAGATCTTTCCTTTGCTGAAAGCTCTGAAGCCGACAATATTTGGGTGGGACATGCGTTGCAGGAGCTCGGCTTCGGCTTGGAGACGCTCGGTGTAGACTCTGCAGGGCTTCACACGCTTATTGAGCATCTTGAGCGCCCACGGTGAGCGGATCTGCCCAGCTCGGGGGGACCGTACTAACTGCATCACATTTACTCCTGCAATCAGTACATTTACGTCTTCATAACATGTTTATAAGTAGCGTTATAAAATACTACTGACATAGGCTacagtaataaaaacaaaagcggTTATCGTTAGGACcggttatttttttaagtcggtCCTTTAACAATCATGACTTACAAAAGTTACAATTCAAATAAACGTGTATAACTATTACTTAATAATGCTATAAATCACTTATTTACAGTTCAGTTGAGCACTCACggcaagtatttattatttctaatgAAAGTAGGGACGCTTACCAGTTCCATATCCCAGGCGATTCAGAAAAGGTGATGGTGGAATCGTTATTTTCTCATCCAACGCCTTATTTACTTTCTTCACGGGTGTCTGAAACTCTGCCATGGTAATTCAAACGTTTTTATAATTCACTCTGATCgaagaatattaaataaacgattttcaaattaaaacaaCGGTCGTGTGCGCTAGGAGTCCGGTTAATGTACATCCACGTAATGTACGACCTGATAATCCGTGTACATAACAATGTACACGGAATACGTGCGTGTACAATCCATGGTCGGGAAATATTGGCTGCGAATTATCAGTCCGTACACGGATTGCCCATCCGTGTAATGTACATCCAAATAATTGGAAGCCAAGATGGCGGCCACCTATTCTATCAGCCAATCAGGGGTCAGTATCATAGACACAAAACTCCATTGCTATGCGTCGTTTTAATTAGTTAACCGTGTAGCTACATTAGGaaattttttattatcataatgttaGACAAGGACAAAATATAGGCCCAATAGTGCCCTCAGCTTTATTTGTTGAAACCGACCACATtatatggctttttggcgggaacggactgctttcttcattgaataatctaaataattaatacgaaatggtgtttaatggtcgcattaagttagtcggaaaacattggcgatagttttattatatctgaatatttaataaacgaagtgtacctacctattttcgcttcgttccaacaagccgcttcattacttattaattcgtttctttaattcggactttttttttatttctttaattagtttatgcggacttttgagttaattcgtttggggttcggagtaggagtctactccgagggtgggggcttaggtttcatcatcatcacctttcatctttacattaatcatcaagaaaaaaaaatacgtaagacatggctgtatgggcatagttccctttgccttaccctttggggaaaaccaaaacaaataacaataacttcaacccaaagaccttgtatagaatagacggataatattttagagtgacgatcaaactatcacagctctctttcttccctatggcaacaatctctgtggaaaaaagaaacaaacatagacaaacaccgctgtctagaacgtcagtgtttaccgttttgagatgttgtggtagtcagctggataccaaacctgccgttagttttttggtgttttgggacattattttaactttttatataaacaatctgtgaaatagttattcattatgaaccatggcttgcgtagctattggttgtgagagtagaatgggtgttataatggagaacgatcaaacaatgtctcaccatgggtaagttatcgaccacataatacatgtttgtgtgcaagaaatacattacctggtctggtttttgtaaagtttattgagccctaaacacgatgcagacgcatattttcagcaaagccgtcacatttgtacaaataattgatttcacattttacgttaatcagctttgacatatcatgtacccaaagtattataagtagtgttgtcctttgatatcgataacataatattatgtttgaattcacgtttaatttatttttcgacctgtttccgatttggatgaagattacataaagatattgtattttccagatttcctaaatatcctaatttacgaaacaagaaattaagaaacaattagattcagaccatgaaacgagataattctctcttctgaaggacgccttctccttatttaagcctgtgctaattacatttcgatgtatcttgctttctatcgagcaggataccaaacaaaaatattacatagagatgcagtaccaacaatattcactcacatatctcacataaggtgagtttaagtttagttataagtttatagataaatttgcagctatttcgtttttgtattctacattagcatggaaaaaatatttcaatacaatacaaatattctctattgcacaaaataattagtatgaataactattttggtaattacctgtgattattccttctataaataattagtatgaataactatttttgtaattacctgtgattattccttctatgtgcaatgtgtaaacatgcaatgcttgtgtatttgtgtgctccacgttaatatgtgccattcttgcaggtaaagttataacgaccagagccgacactatacacttctaaagaaagtgaacaagaggaaatatttttttttatcaccaaaagtcggaattgttcagtgcttcgtagtcattgtattctaactatattgaataaaaatcttataaagaagtatttgcttttattctttaatcgcattgagataatccccgaaatatactagaaggtcgtctacttcttgtatcgagagccgattcgatttccggtcaagtcaatgaaaaacgtgtatttaatttttataaaagggtaggtatgtgatttatagcaaccaaagggtggccgcaatgtcgtattaaaatgatactatagtatatgtggactagatggaccgtcctcgacctcctcggccataacaccttgcgaaatgacatagattcaaaaatgataaattgacctttaacaagtttgtccatgataattacgttgaataagtggttctgaatctgtcaccgcaacgtacggttcttcttaggtatctttctatcagggtacaaatatgtatcgttttaactaatttacttgtggttctacccacccaggtatggatactaggtcgttatttctgtatttaattaatcattcaatttgtaatgtatatttttttagatcttggactaacatgaaatatttagccaataataatgtcgataaagacatggaacggcactagtggttctgatacaaaaacatatactataggtacgtttctataacaaacccgctacacgagtacaaaagacgttacgacgatagtatatttatctctttttaacttatgacggctcacatgagtgcgaaagacaaaacctatgtttttctttcgtcttaaatatgctccgtctattctatacaaggtctttgcttCAACCCAAATTCTGTCGcatctataataaaatacaataattaacttaattttattgaataaaaagcCCAAAACTGATAAATTCCTCACAAAGTAAACGGTCAAGAGATGTTGAGACAATCTAAACTTGTAACATAAAgaggaatttatttatatatccaCTACTATTACTTTGAgattattttgttgaatacgaAATGAGTTGAAAGCATTTAGGTATGTAatgagtattattataatataatgttacaaGATAAGTGACATCTTCAAAATTAGCTCATATAGGTACTAACCCTTTTTAGTAAATAGAAGAAACTACTGAACCATGTTGGCTATTTAAAAAGCCAGTTACTTAACTTGATAacgacatttcaaatatgtgatGCAGATAATGTTATTCAAATTAACAATCTCTTTTCAGTTCTGACGATCAAGAAGGAATTCATCATCATGCAAATGTTGAGGTTATGCTGCTCTACATCATACGtactaaagaaataaataaaaagaattaacGAAAATAACATAAGTGTGAGAGTAGAATCTGTGACGCCAACTAAAGTAATACATGAACAGTGTCTTCacctataattaataaataatgtactaGTGCAAATGAGACGTTGGTTTTTATAATTGgaagtggaattttataattattttcgattcattatcatcatcagcccattaacgttcccactgctggagcacgggccttccctacagagtgatagggagatcgggcaataaaccatcacgcgggcccagtgcagattgatggttattatcaactgctaatgcagccgggaccaatggcttaacatgccttccgaagcacagaggagctcgagatgaaaacttttttttgtggttcgattatgttgaataaattaatCTTTAATCTCAAACATCTTTTTTAACTACTCTCCCAGTAATAATTTTTGGGTAGTGACAAGAATTGAGAAAAGTATGCtgcaatatattataatagtttaaaCATAtcaaaagaatgaatgaatatcaACAGAGTTTTTAAACAAATGCCAAAAGTAAGAAGGCAAGTACATCAAACCATCTAAATCAGTGATCATATATGTTTGAGAAAGTTAAACAAATGTATCATATTAGaaagtggaattccattgtctccgCTCACCTCAGTGGAAAGTTTAGCATTCAATTATTACTATCAATTATGGTTAGCCACAcctttttaaagtaatattattgtCGCTATGCCCTCTCCctaaattagaaagaaagaaagaaacgtttattataaagggacaccacagtaacaaatataaaataaataacaaatatataatataaaaactaatagctAACATAATTAGCACTCCTAATTTGGTGAATATAAatctatttaaaagaaaaataatagtaactaGTATAAGCTTAtagttatgtataatttatacctcTTCGAGAGCATAGCAGAACAGATTAAGCAGATTAATACTGTGCTACTGCTAGTTTCATGGGACGGCACATGaagtacaaaaataaagatatttaatattcaacataatataggaagttatttactatatttatttttagtgtacAAACTACAAACAACCTGGGATAGATATTTGGAAATAGGTTACGCCGGTGAGGATATGGTTTGGACATGGTGATTTAAAACTGTCGGGATAGAATGGCACATGAAGTACAGAATacagatacttattttattttatttatttatagatcacttacagctatgtacattataacatttagttagaacataattaaacaaagtaaaacagtacttatgtgtagtGTAAGCCTATTACTTATATTAGATATACTATGCGAAATTGTTTGATTAAAAGGTACAAAAAAACCACCATATGCTCCGTAtgctaaaacaataattataatatttcaatatgtcaataaatatgtttattttagtgtTTGAGCATAATCGCACAGTCTAATGAGAATATAATTCACTATGTGTTATTAGGTACTTGGAGTCATACTTCCAAGTATTGCAAGTATTGGATTGGAAACAAATTT
The nucleotide sequence above comes from Pectinophora gossypiella chromosome 6, ilPecGoss1.1, whole genome shotgun sequence. Encoded proteins:
- the LOC126367826 gene encoding lymphokine-activated killer T-cell-originated protein kinase; its protein translation is MAEFQTPVKKVNKALDEKITIPPSPFLNRLGYGTGVNVMQLVRSPRAGQIRSPWALKMLNKRVKPCRVYTERLQAEAELLQRMSHPNIVGFRAFSKGKILYLGMEACDLSLGDMIEKRVEDNVGPFVPRQILKVAADIASALDYLHTKMQILHGDMKSYNILVNGNFMVCKLCDFGVTLPLDEYGVFDKEKAGKAVYFGTEAWSAPEVINGGEITSKTDVWSLGLTLWEMMALLPPHTQIDEDFDYSMEEEMDDSVGDHFYERYGTRPPIPENISEQKYADPLALFYCCTETMPAMRPNAAHLAIAAEDMMTQTRNLIGNK